Within Candidatus Methylacidiphilales bacterium, the genomic segment GGGCCGAAAGCTTCACCAAACCCTCGGCGTGTTTGCCAAGCGCCGTCCTCGTCCCGGGTTTTTCGATCCCGTGGGCGACGGCATTGCGCACGATGTGCAGCAGCGGACCATAAAGCCGTTCCAGCACACTGCGGTCCAACCGGGTTTGTCCGCCTTCCGTCACCAGTGAGGCCTGCTTGGCCTCCTCCTGCAGGGCATCACGGAAGACCCGTTGGAGCCGGCGGAAGAGGCCGCTGACCGGCCCCATGTTCAAGCCGGCCAGATCTTTCTGCAGGGTGCGTCCCCGTTGCAGGACCGCATTCTGCGAGGCCCCGAAGGAACGTCCCATACGGGCCAGATCGGAGGAAACCGAGGCGCAGGCTTTTTCCCACTCCAGCAGGACCGCTGCACCGGACGGGCGGCCCGCCTGCACCATCTCCAACTCCCTCACCATTTGTTCGGATAGATCATCCAAGCGCCGCCGCAGGGCGGCCATTTCGTCGAAGTATGATTCCGTGCGCGAAAGGCCCGCCACCAGTTCACCGGATTGGTCGAGCAATTGGCGGACGCGTTCGGCCTCGACGCGCACCGCTGTCTTTTCCGAGGAAGCCGCTGTGGCCGATGCTGCCGGCGAGGCGGTTCCGTTCTGGAAGCGGGCCTCCCAGCCCCCCTGCCAGGGCGATGCGGCATCGGTGGCCAGCGCCACCAGATAAGTCCGGGTTTCATCCATGCATGCCAGCACCAGGGGAATCCAACGCACACGCTCGGCTTCGCCCACGTTCTGCTGCATCCGTTCCTCCAAAACATGGAAATCAGCCCCCAGGGCGCGCAGGCCGACACTGTTGGCGGCTCCCTTGAGGGTATGGAAATGACGGCGCAGTTCGGCCTGGCGTGCGGCGGCCTCCTCGCCCCGTTCCCAAGCCAACAGGGACGTTTCAATGGGCTCCAGCAACTGGCGGGCTTCCTCCAGAAAGGCCTCCAACAATTCCGCGTCAACTACTTCCGCCACCGGGGCGACAGGCAAGCCCGCCCACGGGGTCGAGGGATCGATGGCCAGTGCGGCGAGATAACCCCGCACTCGATCGTTGAAAGGCAGCAAATCTCCGGGAGGTGCGGCGGGGGCTTCGGCTTGATCCATCCGTTCCTCCCAGTCATGATAGGCCGAACCGAGCGGGGCAAGTCCCACGCTGTTGGCGGCACCCTTGAGGGTGTGGAAATGACGGCGCAATTCCGAACGGCAGGCCTTGGGGTTCTCGCCTTTCTCCCAGCGCAGCAAAGCTTGTTCCACGGAATCGAACAAGGACTGGGCCTCTTCGATGAATGCCTGCACCATCTCGGGATCGGGGGCTGGACCCGACGGGACCACCGAGCTCTTGCGCTCCGAGGCCATCGCCACCCGCAGGGAGTTGAAATAGAGTCCCCAACGTCGACGCCAGGGGGTGCGCTCGCCCGGGGGCACCGCGAGATATCCAGTTGCATCCCCCAGACACCGGCGCAAGACCGCCTGCATGGGCGCGGGCGGAGGCGACGGACCCCAGTCCCTGAGATAATCCAAAAGAAGTCCGAAACTTTTTTTCAGCGCCGTGGGCACCTCGGCCTCGGGGGCGGCGCTCTGCGCTTCCAAGATCCGGCACAACCGTTCAGCCGCGGCGTGGTCCTGGCCTATCCATGCCTCCATTTCGCGCAAGGCATCCCCCAGAGGTGCAATCGGGGTGGCCATCGGTTGGATGAGCGGCGTTTCCGAAAGTTGGGACGGATCCAGTCCGGCCCACCGGGCCAATTCCACGCACCCTTCCCGAAAGACACGGCCCAGGGCGTCGGATGGCTGGAGGATGCCCGCCTCCAAGTCGCGTGCGGTCTGTTCCAGACGGCCGGAGATTGCGGCCACCCCGGTGATGTCCAGGGTCCGGGCCGAACCATGGAGGGTGTGGAAGACCCGGACCAAGTTGGCGATACTATCCGTCGAGGGCCAGGCCGCGAGGGCCCGGTCGAGGACGCCGACAGACTCGACCACCTCGGCACGGAAAAGGGACTGGTAATCCGGTTCGGGCTCCGGAGTGGTGGGAGCCAGGGGCACACCCAACTGCAGCTTCAACCCGGAGGGTGGACGACGCGGACCGGCGGCCCTCCGGAGTGCAGGACCGGGTGCGGACACCGGCACCGGCCTCACCGCCGGAGCGTGCTTCTTCGGATCATGCGCCGCCATGGTGCGGGTGCCGGGCTCAGGCCGGAGGCGCGGAGGGTTCCCGGGTTTCGGAGCCAACTTCGAAGTTGGCCAGTTGTTGGTTCAGTTCGCCCGCCAGGAGAGCCAGTTGATCACTGGTGCTGCGGAACTCCAGCGTGCGCTCACGCGCGGCGGCGGTGATGCGGTTGACATCACTGACCGCCTGGAGCACCTGCATGGCCCGTTCCTCTTGCGAGCGGGCCGACTGGCTGATCTGCACAGCCAGGGAGGAGGAATCCACGCTGGCCTCGACAATGTTGCCCAGGGACTCGCCGGCACTCCCGACCCGGCGGGTGCCCTGTTCGACATCGCGGTTCTGCTGGTCCATCTGCCGCACCGCTTCGGTGGTTTCACTCTGGATGCCGGCCACCAGTTTTTCGATTTCAATGGTGGCCTGGCGGGTGCGGTCGGCCAGGCCGCGGACTTGGTCGGCCACGATGGTGAATCCCCGGCCCTGCTCACCCGCGCGGGCGGCTTCGATCGAGGCATTCATGGCCAGCACATCGGTTTCCGCGCTGATGTCGCTGATGGACCGGACTATGCCGGAAATTTCCTGGGAGCGTTCGCCCAGGCGGGTGATCTTGCGGGCGTTGGCTTCGACGTTCTCCCGCAGGCGTTCCATGAACTCGATGACTTCACGGACGTTGCGGGCGCCATCCTCGGCGGCCTTGCGGGCACGGGCGGCGGCCTCGGCGGCTTCGGTGGAATTCTCCGCCACGGCGCGGGCCTCGGCGGTCAGGGTTTCGACATCGCTGATGGCGTTGGCGGTGCGGGCGCTCTGCTCGGCCGTGCCCTCGGCCAGTTCCTGGGCCGAGAGGGTGATGGCACCGGCGGCTTGGTCGACACGGGCGCTGGCGCTCTTGGCCTGGCCGATCAACACGCCGACGTTTTCCAACATCCGGTTCAAGGCCTCGCCGACGTTGCCCAGGACGCCTTCGGCCCGGCGGGCCCGGACGGAGAGTTTGCCTTCGGAGGCATCGGCCACCACCAACAGGAGTTCCTGGATGCTGGATTGGAGGCGGCGGTTTTCCGTGGTGACCCGTTCCTTGGCCGCATTGCGCTCGTCCACCATGCGGTTGAAACTTTCCGCAAGCTGGCCGATTTCATCCCGGGCCAGGATGGGCGCGCGCGCTTTTTCGTCGCCGGAAGCGATGCGTCCCATGGTTTCCCGCAGGGCCACCACCGGGCGGGTCATCCACTTGGCGAAAAGCACCCCGAGGACCCCGATGAGGATGACGGTGACCAGTCCGACGCCGGCGACATAAAAGGTGACGAGGCGGGCCGGTCGCAGGGCTTCCTCGCGTGATTGTTCGGCCAGCACCGCCCAGCGGAATCCGTCGGTCTTCAACAGATCGAAGGAACCGATGACATTCGTGCCCTGGTAGTTGGGGTAGGTTTTGGTCCCGGCCGCTCCTTCGAGGGCACTGCGCACCCCGAGGGTCTCGATGCGTTCCGGTTTCTGGCCACCCCTCAAAGGACTGCGCACGGCTCCCGTTCCATCGACCAGATAGGCTTCACCGGACTCTCCGTAGACCTCGGCCGGACCCGAGGCCAGCACCTGGCCGATGACAGAAAAGGGGATTTCGATCACGACCGCAGGGAAGGTTTGTTTATCGATGAGCGGGGTGATATGCACCAGGACCGGGTCGTTGGTGGAAAGTCCGGTCGGAAGGTAGACCAGGCTGTCGCTCCGGGCCGCTTCCGCCGCGGATTGTTTGAGGCGGGCCTGGTTGAGGCTGGCGGAGGCATCGGAGGAGGCCACCCATTCCCCCGATGCGTCACACAGGAAGATTTTGCTCGGACCGACGAGCGGGGCCGCCACTTGTAGGCTGGCGCGGGCGATCTGGGGATCGAGGGCATCGGCCCGGAGGTTGGCCCGCAGGAGGGCCCCGGCATTGCGGGCACTGTCCTGGAGTGAGGCCAGCTCGGCGTCCACGCGAGAGCGGGTCAGGGCACGGACGGCATCGAGTCGCAGTCCGGCACTTTTCTCCAATTCATTGCCGTAAAAAAAATAAGCCGCGAGGGCGGCGCAGAGAGTGGCCACCGCTCCGATCCCGATGAAGGCGGAGGCGATCTTGACATTGATGCTCATTCCCGTGCTCACCGGGGGGGCGGAGGGGGAAGACAGGGAGGTGGGTTCGGCCATGGCGTTTTTTTCAGGTGGAGGTGGCGAGGCAGGATTCGAAATGATGGAAGAGGGCGGGAACGTCGAGGACCGGGGCTGAGGATTCCGACAGGGGAAGTGATTGGGCCAGGCGGCAGGCTCCGGCCTCGCCCGGAACCGGGCTGCCGGCGGCAAGGGCGGCGTGGTCGGAGACCACGCCGGCAAAGACACTGTTGTGCTGGATCACGACAACACGAGCGGGAGTGGCCGTGCGGGGTGGTGAAGCGGGACAGTCCAGTAGCGGGGCGATGTCAAAAACCGGCAGGACTTCGCCCCGGAACAAAACCATCCCGGCCAGGAGATCCGGACCGAGCGGGACCGGGCTGAGTACGGGCTGCTGCAGCACCTCGCGAACTGCGGCGAAGGGCAGGGCGAAAGCGGAGGCTCCCAATTGGATCAACCCGTAGTTCATGAGAGAAACTTGCCAGGAAGCGGACCGGGACCCGCCCCGGCGGAGCGACGGTTCCCATTCCGCAGGGTCATGTTTGCGTTTGGGCGGAAAAATCCGGCCAGTAATCGAAGACACCGAGTTTGACGAAACGGAAGAGCAGGGTACGGGCTTGGGGAATTTCCATGCCTATCGACGCGGCGATTTCTTCTATATTCCGGCCACCCGCGGCGACTGCGGCCACCAGGGACGCCTCGTCGGGTTCGAGGGTGATGATCTGGACCCTACGGTAACCGGCGACGGTGTAGGCCGGTGTGCCCGGGGCGGTTTCGCTGCCGAAATAGGCCAGGCTCTCGGGACCGTTGTTACGCAGGGATTCGAGGGCAAATTGTTCCACACTCTCGCTGAAGGGGGGGGCATCAGCGGCAAAGTCCGGGAGTTCCCGGCGGTAGATCTGGAAGCGGCCTTTCATGGCGTTCCAGCAGTGACCCATGAGAAGGCCGCTGTAATCGCGGATCATGCTGTCCGCGTCCTCCGGGGACATATAGCCCCGTTTTTTCATCTGGGAGAAGATGGGCTGGCCGCTGGCCTCCTGTTCCTTCTTGAGTTCATTGAACATGTCTTCCTGTTCCGGGGCGACCTTGACCGGGGCATCTTTCAGGTAGAAAGCGGTATCTCGGGTGGTGCCCAGAACCGGGGCCCCATCCCGGAAATAAAAATCCAGACGGATCGCGGTGACTTCGACTTCGAGCACCCCGGTGAGTTTTGAAGATTGGGCGTAGCAGAGCACGTCGATCCAGGGGAAAGCGCCCAGCGGTCCGCAGGCCTCGGGAACCTTGACCGCTTGGCTGGAGGAAATATCAATCGGACGGGTGATCGGCCGGGGACGGGCGGCCAGGCTGACTTTCTGGAGTTTGGGCGCACCCATGAGCACCGTGGGGGCATTTTCCGGGGAAAACGACTCGCTGGCGGAGCCGGCTGTTGCCGCTTCCTCGGGCGCGGACGAGGGTTCATTCTGGCCCTGGAGCACCAAGTTGACGCTGGCGCAGAGCAGCTCGGGCGAGAACGGTTTGGCCATCGAGCGTTTGATGCTCGGGAACATCCCCTCGGTGCGGGTGATGTCGGGGGTGCTGCTGCTCATCAGGATGATGGGGATGACGGCCCCGGCGGGATCGGCCGCCAACTTGAGACAGACCTCCTCTCCCTTACAATCCGGAAGAAGATAATCCAGCAGGATGATGTCGGGCTTCTCGCGCAGGGCGGTCTGGATCCCATCGGCTCCGTTGGAGGCGAGCAGAACGGTGTAGTCCGGGAAACGCTCCCCGATGTGTTTGGAGATGAACTTCCGCAGAGTCGGGCTGTCGTCGATGGCGAGGATGGTGGGCATCAGGAACCTTTCAAAGCGGCATTTTCATCGATGACGCGCACCGCGTCCATGAGCAGACCTTCCCAGCCCTGCTGGATGGTCGGCTCGGCCAGGGGCTCGGCCGATTCCTCGACCCGCCCGCCCTTCCATGAAACGATTTCGTTGAAAGCCGGCAGCCCCTTCCGGTCCGGGGCCTCGGCGTGGATGATCTCACCGCGCTGGAAATGGATCTTCCCGCTCTGGCCGTCGGCACGCACGAAGCGCAAGACTTGGGTGGCGCGGGCCAGGCATTTGAGTTGGATGATGTCGATGGTGGTCAGACCGCCGAGGGAGGCGACAAAGCTCTGGGGATCGGGGGCCGGGGCGGCGGGTTCGTCCTCGGGATGGAAAACGCGGTGGATGATTTTTTGCAGAGCGGCCACATCGACCGGTTTCTGGAAGAATCGGACCACGCCCAATTCCTCGGCGTGTTGGCGCAGGTCCGGTACCTGCTGCGCGGTCATGATCACCGCGGCCGAATCTGGACTGATGGTTTTGACATCACAAAGGA encodes:
- a CDS encoding methyl-accepting chemotaxis protein, which gives rise to MAEPTSLSSPSAPPVSTGMSINVKIASAFIGIGAVATLCAALAAYFFYGNELEKSAGLRLDAVRALTRSRVDAELASLQDSARNAGALLRANLRADALDPQIARASLQVAAPLVGPSKIFLCDASGEWVASSDASASLNQARLKQSAAEAARSDSLVYLPTGLSTNDPVLVHITPLIDKQTFPAVVIEIPFSVIGQVLASGPAEVYGESGEAYLVDGTGAVRSPLRGGQKPERIETLGVRSALEGAAGTKTYPNYQGTNVIGSFDLLKTDGFRWAVLAEQSREEALRPARLVTFYVAGVGLVTVILIGVLGVLFAKWMTRPVVALRETMGRIASGDEKARAPILARDEIGQLAESFNRMVDERNAAKERVTTENRRLQSSIQELLLVVADASEGKLSVRARRAEGVLGNVGEALNRMLENVGVLIGQAKSASARVDQAAGAITLSAQELAEGTAEQSARTANAISDVETLTAEARAVAENSTEAAEAAARARKAAEDGARNVREVIEFMERLRENVEANARKITRLGERSQEISGIVRSISDISAETDVLAMNASIEAARAGEQGRGFTIVADQVRGLADRTRQATIEIEKLVAGIQSETTEAVRQMDQQNRDVEQGTRRVGSAGESLGNIVEASVDSSSLAVQISQSARSQEERAMQVLQAVSDVNRITAAARERTLEFRSTSDQLALLAGELNQQLANFEVGSETREPSAPPA
- a CDS encoding response regulator; this translates as MPTILAIDDSPTLRKFISKHIGERFPDYTVLLASNGADGIQTALREKPDIILLDYLLPDCKGEEVCLKLAADPAGAVIPIILMSSSTPDITRTEGMFPSIKRSMAKPFSPELLCASVNLVLQGQNEPSSAPEEAATAGSASESFSPENAPTVLMGAPKLQKVSLAARPRPITRPIDISSSQAVKVPEACGPLGAFPWIDVLCYAQSSKLTGVLEVEVTAIRLDFYFRDGAPVLGTTRDTAFYLKDAPVKVAPEQEDMFNELKKEQEASGQPIFSQMKKRGYMSPEDADSMIRDYSGLLMGHCWNAMKGRFQIYRRELPDFAADAPPFSESVEQFALESLRNNGPESLAYFGSETAPGTPAYTVAGYRRVQIITLEPDEASLVAAVAAGGRNIEEIAASIGMEIPQARTLLFRFVKLGVFDYWPDFSAQTQT
- a CDS encoding response regulator, encoding MPAILILEDSQVLLTKLTHELKAAFPECQVLGARSVAEAHTLFSDTPIDVFILDIFLPDGNGIDFLCDVKTISPDSAAVIMTAQQVPDLRQHAEELGVVRFFQKPVDVAALQKIIHRVFHPEDEPAAPAPDPQSFVASLGGLTTIDIIQLKCLARATQVLRFVRADGQSGKIHFQRGEIIHAEAPDRKGLPAFNEIVSWKGGRVEESAEPLAEPTIQQGWEGLLMDAVRVIDENAALKGS
- a CDS encoding Hpt domain-containing protein; the encoded protein is MAPKPGNPPRLRPEPGTRTMAAHDPKKHAPAVRPVPVSAPGPALRRAAGPRRPPSGLKLQLGVPLAPTTPEPEPDYQSLFRAEVVESVGVLDRALAAWPSTDSIANLVRVFHTLHGSARTLDITGVAAISGRLEQTARDLEAGILQPSDALGRVFREGCVELARWAGLDPSQLSETPLIQPMATPIAPLGDALREMEAWIGQDHAAAERLCRILEAQSAAPEAEVPTALKKSFGLLLDYLRDWGPSPPPAPMQAVLRRCLGDATGYLAVPPGERTPWRRRWGLYFNSLRVAMASERKSSVVPSGPAPDPEMVQAFIEEAQSLFDSVEQALLRWEKGENPKACRSELRRHFHTLKGAANSVGLAPLGSAYHDWEERMDQAEAPAAPPGDLLPFNDRVRGYLAALAIDPSTPWAGLPVAPVAEVVDAELLEAFLEEARQLLEPIETSLLAWERGEEAAARQAELRRHFHTLKGAANSVGLRALGADFHVLEERMQQNVGEAERVRWIPLVLACMDETRTYLVALATDAASPWQGGWEARFQNGTASPAASATAASSEKTAVRVEAERVRQLLDQSGELVAGLSRTESYFDEMAALRRRLDDLSEQMVRELEMVQAGRPSGAAVLLEWEKACASVSSDLARMGRSFGASQNAVLQRGRTLQKDLAGLNMGPVSGLFRRLQRVFRDALQEEAKQASLVTEGGQTRLDRSVLERLYGPLLHIVRNAVAHGIEKPGTRTALGKHAEGLVKLSAQPFSDHVRIEVADDGAGIDGEAVRRRAIQRGLLPADAPALPDEEVIRILFMPGFTTKETVSSVAGRGVGLDVVKEEIESMNGSVSVRFTAGAGAVWTIRVPLNLSASEALLVRAGDIKVALPLSYIVRCHLLHGEDFESRNGRLVLAASGLPYFALHEVLGSSAGEDPTHGIEVDGGSSRAVFGVHAILTRREVVSLDPGPLLRRLPVLSGVAPDSDGTLLPLLQVPLMLRRLAGGEIGQAGSLAVPPLRVLVVDDSSSVRLAHRLLLEKIGWQVELSPDAEAALTRVKAGGIDLVLTDLEMPGQDGRGLLRAIRADPALAAIPVLMVTSRREDRTVSAILGEGAAACLSKPLDIGQVVAAVSRLEPWNQNP
- a CDS encoding chemotaxis protein CheW; its protein translation is MNYGLIQLGASAFALPFAAVREVLQQPVLSPVPLGPDLLAGMVLFRGEVLPVFDIAPLLDCPASPPRTATPARVVVIQHNSVFAGVVSDHAALAAGSPVPGEAGACRLAQSLPLSESSAPVLDVPALFHHFESCLATST